CTGCAAGCGAGAAGAAATAAGCCTTCCAGATATTCACGTAATCTTGTTCGTCAAGCGTATCCGCATCCGCCAGTCTTTGAAATACCGGCGTGCCCTTGACATTGAACGCGGAGACGAGCTCCACATTTGAAAGCTCTTCCCTTTCCGCAAACTGCTTGCTCAGGATTCGATAGATTGCACTTTTTCCAGTACCTTTGTCTCCGGCAATAATGTCTACGCGATCTTGAATTAATGCACGAAAAGTTTCAGTCTCGACAAAGTAGCGCTCAAGAAGGTCGTCGTGCTCCGCAACGGACGACCCGAAGTCCAACATCCTCAGAAGGTCTTTGACCTGCATTTGCCACCCTACGTCAACATTTGCCGAATTTGGCTCTATGGGATCAAGGGCGCGCCGCCGCTGGCGGCGCGCCTGTCGCCTACGTAGCCCCTCGTCTTGGCGACCGCATCCGCTTCCGACACGGCGGCCTGCCGCTCCGCTTCGCCCGCCGGCCGGGCGGTGCGGTCGCCAATGGGTCAGCTGGCGTAGCGCCGCGCGGCGGCGGCACACGGGTCCCCTGGGCCATCCCCGGCCTCCTCGACAGCGATAAGCAGTGGTGACAGACGGGTCGTTCATTACTCGATCTCCGTTACGCACCGTCGTGGGAGACCTCCATCCCGGCGCCTGATCGTGACAACGGCCGCGTGCTGGCTTCGTATCGAGATGCAGGGCAGGTTGTAGCGGGGTCCTCCAAGCCGTCAGAGATCAGGAAGAGGCTGGCACCCGCGAGAACTAATGACAGACAAAACCGCAGCTCAGCGCACCTAAGAGGCAGAGACGCCGAGGTCGAGCACAACCCTAGAGCAGATCATCGCGATCTGGCTGGCCATGTAGGCCTGACAGCGGAACTCCGGAAGGGCGAGGGAAACACGAAAAGCGCGGCCGCTCACTCGCCATCGAGTGTCGGCCGCGCGTTGATTTCGGTGCAGCTTCGATGAGTCGCGGGTGGCTGGTGCTCAACCACCCACCCACGACTCCTCTTGAATCAGCCCGCCGAGTTGCCGTTGCAGGCCACGTACGACGGGTTGTGGTCGACCGTCAGCAGCTCGATCGGGCCGTTCCACTGCCACGGCAGCAGGCAGGCGTTGTTGAGGATGCTGATGCCGCCACCGCCACCGGTGGAGTTGTTGTTGCACGCCGCGTACGCGGGGGCGTGACCGGCGTGCAGCGCCTCGAGGGGACCATTCCACTGCCACGGGGCGGCGCACAGGTTGTCGCCGATGCTGATGCCACCGCCCGGGTGGTGGCCACTCTCACCGGCGGAAGCCGGCGCGGCAACAGCGAGCATGGCGCCACCGATGACTGCGGCTGCGAAGAGCGTTTTCTTCATCATGACCAACTCATCGGGCCAGCCCGGGCAGTCCTTTATAGACATCACCCGATGAGCTGGTCAACATCACCCGTCAAGGCACACAAACACTTTGCGCCGGGCGGCGTTCGTGGACCTGTGCCACGGTTGGGGGTTCCACCGCGATCCTCTTCGGACGGTCAGCCGAACATGCCCGGCTGGTACTCCCCGGCCGGGTTGCGGACGATCACGTTCAGCCGGTTCCACGCGTTGATCGTCGCGATCAGCGCGATCAGCGCGCCGATCTGCTCGTCGTCGTAGTGCTTGCGGACCGCCGCCCACGTCTCGTCGCCGACACCTTCGTGGGCGTCCGCCAGCCGCGTGCCCTCCTCCGTCAGCGCCAGGGCCGCGCGCTCCGCTTCGGTGAACACCACCGCTTCGCGCCACGCCGCCACCATCGCCAGGCGGACCGCCGTCTCGCCGGCCGCCGCCGCGTCCTTCGTGTGCATGTCGAGGCACATCCCGCAGCCGTTGATCTGGCTCGCGCGGATCTTCACCAGCTCCTGCGTCGCCTTGGGCAGCGACGACTCCTCCACCGGCCGCGACGCCGCGATCAGGCGCTTGACGAACTTGCCGGTGATCTCGTTCTCGAACATGTTCAGCCGCGCTTCCATGGTGTTCCCCTTCTCATCGTCTGCTTCACCCACTTGACGAGGCGCGCCACGGCGTTGTGACAGCGCAGGACGTGACGCCGGTCACGTGCACACCTTTGCGGCATCACCCGGGACGCCGGTCACGCCCGGGACACCCCGCTCCGACCTGCGGCGCCCACCCCCGCCTGGCCAGCGGACGACGCTTCAAACAGCCACGTTCGAGGGTCACCCACCGGAACACCACGACGGTTGCCGTGCTCATCGATGCGGCCGACGGTGGCTTCAGCAGGACCCAACGAGGGAAGGAGCACGACCGCGATGGCCAAGACCATGCAGCCCCAGGAACTCATCGACAGCGCCGTGGTCGACCCGGCCGGCAACAAGCTCGGGAAGGTCGGCAACGTCTACCTCGCCGACGCGACCCGCCGCCCGGAGTGGATCACCGTCAAGACCGGCCTGTTCGGCACCAAGGAAAGCTTCGTCCCGCTCTCCGGCGCACACACGGACAAGGACGGCGTCCACGTCCGGGTCGACAAGGACCGCGTCTCCGACGCGCCCCGCATCGACGCCGACGGGCACCTTTCGCCCGAGGAGAGCGAGCAGCTCTACCACCACTACGGCCTGCCGGTCCCGCGCACGTCGCCCGACGGGCGCCTGGGCCAGGCTGCCAAGAGCGGCCGGTCCGAAATGGACGGCAAGAGCATGATCCGCTCCGAGGAGCGGCTGAACGTCGGCACCGAGCAGATCGAGACCGGGCACGTGCGGCTGCGCAAGTACGTCGTCACCGAAGAACAGCAGCTCACCGTCCCGGTCCGGCACGAAGAGGTCCGCGTCGAACGGGAGCCGATCACCCGCGGCGAACGCGGCGCCGAGATCGGCGAGGCCGAACAGGACGTCGTGCTGCACGCCGAAAAGCCCGTGGTGCGCAAGGAAACCGTGCCGGTCGAGCGGGTGCGCCTGCGGACCGAGACGGTCAGCGAGGAGCAGACCGTGTCCGGCAAGGTCCGCAAGGAGCAGTTCGAGGTCACCGACGACGAAGGCAAGCGCCGCCGGTAACGGCTCCCGCGGGGGTGGCCGGTCCCGGCCACCCCCGCGGGATGTTCAGGAACGCAGCATCGGCGCCGCCAGGAACTGGTCCGGGATGGCGAACGCGTCCACCAGCGTGCGCGCGTGCGGGCGCAGCTCCGAGCACAGCCGGTTCACCGCCGACGTGACGGCCTTCGCGCGCGACGCCGTCAGGCGGCCGTGGCCCAGGAACCACGCCAGGTCCTCTTCGATCGCCGACAACGCGTACAAGTCGCAGACGCGCTCGAGCAGCGCGCGGGCGTCCGGGTCTTCGCAACGCTCGATGGCCGACGCGAACGCTTCCAGCACGAGCCGCTCGACGTGGACGCGGCCGGCGCGCAGGACGTGGTCCTGCGCCGAGTTGAACACACCGAACGGGTCCGAAGCCGCCTTCCGGAGGCGCTTCGCCACGCCTTCGACGACGTGGTCCTCGCGGTCCTCGAACAGGCGCAGCTGCCAATCTCGGCGGAAGAACGCGTCGGTGTCGGACGCTTCGGTGAGCAGCTCGACGGCCTTGCGCACCGAGGTCCGCTCCAGGATCGTGTTGACCACCTGGTCGGTGAAGAACCGGGCCGTCGCCAGTGGCGAGAGGTCCTCGAAATCCTGCTTGTAGCTGGTCAGCAGCCCCTTCGCGACCAGTTGCAGCAGCACCGTGTTGTCGCCTTCGAACGTCGTGAAGACGTCGGTGTCGGCCTTCAGCCCCGGCAGCAGGTTCTCCGACAGGTAGCCCGCGCCGCCGCACGCCTCGCGCGCTGTCTGGATCGCCGCCGTCGCGTGCCACGTCGCGAGCGCCTTCACCCCGGCGGCGCGCGACTCCAGCTCGCGCTGCTCCTCCTCGGGGGCCGACGAGTCGATGTCGTGCAGCTTCGAGACCAGCTCTTCCTGCGCGAAGTGCAGGGCGTACGTCTTCGCCAGCGCCGGCAGGAGTTTCCGCTGGTGAGCGAGGTAGTCGAGGACGACGACCTCGGCGCCGTCCGGCTTCGCGAACTGGCGGCGGACCTCGCCGTACCGGATCGCCAGCGTCAGCGCGCGTTTCGTGGCGCTGCCCGCGCTGCCCGCGACACTCACCCGGCCGCGGATCAGCGTGCCCAGCATCGTGAAGAACCGGCGGCTGTCGTTTTCGATCGGGCTCGAGTACGTCCCGTCCTCGGCGACGTCGCCGAAGCGGTTCAGCAGGGCCTCACGCGGGACACGGACGTCGTCGAAGCTCAGCCGTCCGTTGTCGACGCCGTTGAGACCGGCCTTCGGCCCGCAGTCCTCAATGGACACACCGGGCATCGGCGCGCCGTCCTCGCCCCGGATCGGGACGAGAAACGCGTGCACGCCCCGCGATTCCGGGCCCGTGACCAGCTGCGCGAAGACCACCGCCATGCGGCCGTCACGGGCCGCGTTGCCGATGTATTCCTTCTTCGCCATGGCATCCGGCGTGTGCACGACGAAACCGCCGTCCACGAAGGTCGCCGTGGTGCGCAGGTGCTGGACGTCGGACCCGTGGCCGTGCTCGGTCATCGCGAAGCAGCCCAGCAGGCCGAGGTCCATGATCGCGCGCAGGTACCGCTCGTGGTGGCGGGCGGTCCCGAGCAGCTGGACGGCGCCCCCGAACAGGCCCCACTGGACGCCGGCCTTCACCATCAGCGACAGGTCGCCGTAGCCGAGCATCTCGAACGACGTCACCGAGCCGCCGACGTCGCCACCGCCGCCGTACGCCGGGTCGAAGCCCAGGCCGGGCCGGTCGGTCTCGGCGAGCGCGCGCAGCTGGTCGAGCACCTGGGCGCGGTGCGCCTCGATGCCGAGGTCGACCGGGTCCCGGAACTCGGCGCCGGCCATCTGCGCCCGCACCGCGCGGCGCAGCTCGGCCCAGCGGCCGTCGAGGACGGCGGTCAGCGCGTCCGGATCCACCTTCGAGGGCACTTCGGGGACGTCCACGGTCACCTCCGGAAAGGACGAGCGGCAGGCTTCCTACTCGTTGGTAGTAAGCCTGCCGCAGCGCCGTCGATCCCGTAGGTTCAGAGCGGCTTGCCGTTGACCGTCACGTTCGTGAACCGGGCGTTGTCCACGTATTTCAGCGTGTTGGAGGTGTCGGACACACCCTTGAAGGTGGAATTCGCCACGGCGAATCCGTGCACATGGGCCTTCGAAAGCCCGCTGACGTCGAACGTCTTGCCCGCGATCTTGGTGCTGGAACAGTTGCTGATCGTGAACGGGCCGAACGACGGGGTGTAGCTCCCGGTCTGGCTGTTGTAGGTCGATGTCACATACACGAAGTTCCGAGCGAAGGTGCCGGAAATGCTGTCGAGGTTGATGTTCTCGGAGAACCCGCCACGCAGCGTGTTCGACTTTACGTACAGCGCGAACTTCGTGTCACCCTTCACAGTGAGCTTGTACGCGTAGACGTTGCGGATCCCGCCGGTCTGCTCGCTGCCGCAAGTGATCGCACCCCAGTTGCCGTTCATCACGCAGTTGACGACGACGAGGTTCTGGCACGGGACGTTGACCCGGCGCCCGTCGGCGTCCCGGCCGGACTTGATGGCGATGTTGTCGTCGTGGGCACCCAAAGTGCAGTTCGCGATGACGACGTGGTCGCACGACTCCGGGTCGCAGCCGTCGGTGTTGCTGTGCGCGGTGCTGGGATCGGTGCTGACGCCGTCGACCGTGACGTTGCGGCACAGCGTCGGGTGCAGCTGCCAGAACATGGAGTTCTTCAGCGTGATGCCCTGGATCAGCACGTTTTCGCAGGCGTACGGCTCGACGAACGCCGAGCGCATGGTGTGCCCGGAGCCCGGCACCACCCGCTTCTCCGGCGGGGTTCCCTTGGCCACCAGCGATTCCAGGTAGGCGCGGTCGCTGCCCTTGTTCCACGACGACGTCGCCGCCGCGTCGAGCGTCCCGCTGCCGGTCAGGCCGATGTTCTTCTCCTTGTACGCGTAGATCATCGGCGAGTGGTTGACGCACTCGATGCCTTCATAGCGCGTCAGGACGTTCGGGAACTTCGACGCGTCGCCGCTGAACTTCAGCACCGCGCCGGCTTCGAGGTGCAGGTCGACGTTGCTCTTGAGGTAGATGGCGCCGGTGAGGAAACTCCCACCGGACGGCACGACGACGTGCCCGCCGCCGGCCGCGGCGCAGGCGTCGATCGCCTGCTTGATCGCCGCGGTGTTGTCGGTCTTGCCGTCGTTCTTCGCGCCGTAGCCGGTGATCGGGAAGGTCTGGTCGGGGAACGTGGGGACCGTCGTGTTCGCGACGATGTCGTTCGCCGCCGGCCACGGGAGCACGGGGACGTCGATGCGCGGTGCCGCCGAGGCGACGGCCGGGAGCAGCGGCAACGCCGCCACCGCGAGCCCGCCCTTGATCAGCTGCCGCCGGGTGAACCTGCCGTCCATGGACACTTCCTTCACGGGAAAGACCTGGTGCGACGGCGGAACCACGGCACGGACCGCGGGCACGACGAACTCTAGGCGTGCAAGCCGCTCCAGGTCCAGGCTTGCCCGATCGGCGAAGCGGACAGGTCCCGATGTCATGAACGACTCTTTCCTGGCGTCGGACGTCAGGAAAGAGTCGTTCATGACGGTCAGGCCAGGTCCGGGCCCTTCGAGCGCAGGTCGTCGACCTTGCTCATGGCCTCCCGCAGCTCGCCCAGCCAGCTGTCCGCGTGCTGGCCGACCAGGCGGACCGCCCAGGCCAGCGCGTCCGACCGCGACCGCGCCACGCCCGCGTCGACCAGCGTGTCCAGCACCAGGCGTTCCGGCTGCCGCAGCCGGGTCATCACCGGGGCCGAGTGCGTCGTGAACAACGCCGTCGTGCCGCCCTGCCGCGCGCCCCACGCGACCTTGCGCTGGTAGCGGTGCTCGGCCTGGCGCGCGATCTCGATGCGCTCGTCGCGCGTCTCCTCGCGGAACCGGCTGATGCGGCCCTCCTCGGCCGCGGCGCGGGCCGCGTCGTCCGCGTACTCCTCGGTCAGCGACGGTAGCTCGCCGACCACGATGATCTCCTCGCGGTCGACCGTGACCTCCGGTGCGCCGGTGAACCAGCCGTCGGGCAGGCGCCCGCCGAACCAGGCCGCCGCGTCGTCCGCCGGGGGCACTTCGGCCTGCTGCCAGCCGCGGCCGCCCTTCCAGCCTCGTCCCATGACTCCACCTCCGCGATTACATGATTACAACGCTACTGACGCTACGCCGAAAACACGCAACCGCGGAGAGCGTTCACCCAGGGCGGAAGTCAGAGCTGTGCGGTAAGGGCCTCGGCCGTGGTGACCGGGCGATCGCAGACGTAGCCGCGGCAGACGTACGCCGCCGCGGCGCCGTCGACCAGGGGGCGGTCGGCCAGCAGCGGGACACCGGGGGCGTCCGGCTCGCCGGCGACCACGATGCCGCCGCCGTGCACGCCGCGCGCCGCGGCCAGCCGCAGCGAGACGTCCGAGCCCACCACCGCGACCTGCACCGGGCCGGCCTGCACGGCCTCCGCGACCGACAGCCAGTGCCCGGCGAACCGCGGCACCCGCCCGGCCAGCACGCCGGCCCGGCGCAACGCCTGCTCGGCCGCCTCCCGGTACCGGGCCGAGTCGGCGTGGCCCGCGAGCGCGGACGCCGTCAGCAGCGCCCCGGCCAGCGCGGACGCCCCCGCCGGGCTCGCGTTGTCGCCCGGGTCGGCCGGGCGCTGGACCAGAGTCTCGGCGTCGTCGGCGGTGTCGAAGTACGCACCCGGGACGTCCGGGGACGCGAAGTGCGCCAGCGCCAGGTCGAGCAGGCGGGTCGCCTCGGCGAGCCACCGCGCGGACCCGGCCGCCTGGTGCAGGGCCAGGAACCCGTCGGCGACGCAGGCATAGTCCTCCAGCACGCCGGCGGATTCGCCGACGACGCCGTCGCGCGAGCTGCGCCGCAGCCGGCCATCCACCACGTGGACGCGCACCAGCAACTCGGCCGCGGCGGCCGCCCATTCGATCCACTGTGGACGATCAAGCGCGACGCCCGCCTCGGCCAGCGCCGTGATCGCCAGGCCGTTCCAGGACGCGATCACCTTGTCGTCCCGGCCCGGCTGCGGCCGCTTCGCGCGCGCCTCCAGGAGCTTGACGCGCGTCGGTTCGGGCAGGTCGCCGAACAGGCGCAACGTGGAGGCGCCGTCCTCGAAGGTCCCCTCGGAAGTGACACCGAACAGCTCGGCCGCGGCCGGGGCGTCGTCACCGAGCACCTCACGCAGCTGCGACGGCGTCCAGACGTACGTCAGGCCTTCGACGCCGTCGGTGTCCGCGTCCAGCGAAGACGCGAATCCGCCTTCGGGCGTCCGCAATTCCGAAGCGAGGAACTCCGCCGTCCCCGTGGCGACGCGCCACGCCGTGGCCGAGCCGGTCCGGCGCCAGAGGTGCGCGTAAAAGCGCAGCAGCAACGCGTTGTCGTACAGCATCTTCTCGAAGTGCGGCACGATCCATTCGGCGTCCACGGAATAGCGCGCGAAACCGCCGGCCAGCTGGTCGTACAGGCCACCGCGGGCCATCGCCTCGGCCGTCTTGTCGACAAGGGACAGTGCCACCGAAGAACCCGTCCGCTCGTGGTGGCGCAGCAGGAACTCCAGCACCATCGACGGCGGGAACTTCGGGGCACGGCCGAACCCGCCGTTGACCGGGTCCGCCTCCTGCTGGAGCTTCCCGACCGCGCCGGCGAGCACCGCTTCGTCCACAACGGACTCCTGGAGCGGCCCGGTCTGCTCGGCGAGGTGCGCGACGATCTGCTTGGCGCCGTCCAGCAGCTCGTCCGGCCGCTCCTGCCAGGCTTCGGCGACAGCGGACAGGAGCTGCCGGAACGACGGCATGCCCGGCCGTGGCGACGGCGGGTAGTAGGTGCCGCAGTGGAACGGCTCGCCGTCCGGGGTCAGGAAGCACGTCATCGGCCAGCCGCCCTGCCCGGTCATCGCCTGGGTGGCGGCCATGTACACGGCGTCGATGTCGGGCCGCTCTTCGCGGTCGACCTTGATGTTGACGAAGTTCGCGTTCATCGCGGCCGCGGTGTCGGCGTCCTCGAACGACTCGTGCGCCATGACGTGACACCAGTGGCACGCGGCGTAGCCCACGGAAAGCAGGATCGGCACGTTCCGCCGCCGCGCCTCGGCGAGCGCGTCGGCACCCCACTGCCACCACTCGACCGGGTTGTCCGCGTGCTGGAGCAGGTACGGGCTGGTCGCGCTGGCGAGGCGGTTCATGTCTCCAGGGTCGCACCCGGCAAAACCGGGGCGCGCGGCAGCCGCAAGAAATCTCGCGGGTCGCGGCAACCTTTCCGGCACCGGTGGCAACCAGGTGTTCGTCCGGCCACGCGGTCCGGTCAGAGGCAGCGACCGAAAGAGAGCACGACATGTCCCCTCGCCTACCCACGACGTCGCCGGCGTCCCCCGCCGGCGGCCATGGCCGCCCGGCCCGCCGGGGGCGGCATCGCGG
This window of the Amycolatopsis balhimycina FH 1894 genome carries:
- a CDS encoding carboxymuconolactone decarboxylase family protein; the encoded protein is MEARLNMFENEITGKFVKRLIAASRPVEESSLPKATQELVKIRASQINGCGMCLDMHTKDAAAAGETAVRLAMVAAWREAVVFTEAERAALALTEEGTRLADAHEGVGDETWAAVRKHYDDEQIGALIALIATINAWNRLNVIVRNPAGEYQPGMFG
- a CDS encoding glycosyl hydrolase family 28 protein: MDGRFTRRQLIKGGLAVAALPLLPAVASAAPRIDVPVLPWPAANDIVANTTVPTFPDQTFPITGYGAKNDGKTDNTAAIKQAIDACAAAGGGHVVVPSGGSFLTGAIYLKSNVDLHLEAGAVLKFSGDASKFPNVLTRYEGIECVNHSPMIYAYKEKNIGLTGSGTLDAAATSSWNKGSDRAYLESLVAKGTPPEKRVVPGSGHTMRSAFVEPYACENVLIQGITLKNSMFWQLHPTLCRNVTVDGVSTDPSTAHSNTDGCDPESCDHVVIANCTLGAHDDNIAIKSGRDADGRRVNVPCQNLVVVNCVMNGNWGAITCGSEQTGGIRNVYAYKLTVKGDTKFALYVKSNTLRGGFSENINLDSISGTFARNFVYVTSTYNSQTGSYTPSFGPFTISNCSSTKIAGKTFDVSGLSKAHVHGFAVANSTFKGVSDTSNTLKYVDNARFTNVTVNGKPL
- a CDS encoding DUF2382 domain-containing protein, translated to MAKTMQPQELIDSAVVDPAGNKLGKVGNVYLADATRRPEWITVKTGLFGTKESFVPLSGAHTDKDGVHVRVDKDRVSDAPRIDADGHLSPEESEQLYHHYGLPVPRTSPDGRLGQAAKSGRSEMDGKSMIRSEERLNVGTEQIETGHVRLRKYVVTEEQQLTVPVRHEEVRVEREPITRGERGAEIGEAEQDVVLHAEKPVVRKETVPVERVRLRTETVSEEQTVSGKVRKEQFEVTDDEGKRRR
- a CDS encoding acyl-CoA dehydrogenase, coding for MDVPEVPSKVDPDALTAVLDGRWAELRRAVRAQMAGAEFRDPVDLGIEAHRAQVLDQLRALAETDRPGLGFDPAYGGGGDVGGSVTSFEMLGYGDLSLMVKAGVQWGLFGGAVQLLGTARHHERYLRAIMDLGLLGCFAMTEHGHGSDVQHLRTTATFVDGGFVVHTPDAMAKKEYIGNAARDGRMAVVFAQLVTGPESRGVHAFLVPIRGEDGAPMPGVSIEDCGPKAGLNGVDNGRLSFDDVRVPREALLNRFGDVAEDGTYSSPIENDSRRFFTMLGTLIRGRVSVAGSAGSATKRALTLAIRYGEVRRQFAKPDGAEVVVLDYLAHQRKLLPALAKTYALHFAQEELVSKLHDIDSSAPEEEQRELESRAAGVKALATWHATAAIQTAREACGGAGYLSENLLPGLKADTDVFTTFEGDNTVLLQLVAKGLLTSYKQDFEDLSPLATARFFTDQVVNTILERTSVRKAVELLTEASDTDAFFRRDWQLRLFEDREDHVVEGVAKRLRKAASDPFGVFNSAQDHVLRAGRVHVERLVLEAFASAIERCEDPDARALLERVCDLYALSAIEEDLAWFLGHGRLTASRAKAVTSAVNRLCSELRPHARTLVDAFAIPDQFLAAPMLRS
- a CDS encoding thioredoxin domain-containing protein; its protein translation is MNRLASATSPYLLQHADNPVEWWQWGADALAEARRRNVPILLSVGYAACHWCHVMAHESFEDADTAAAMNANFVNIKVDREERPDIDAVYMAATQAMTGQGGWPMTCFLTPDGEPFHCGTYYPPSPRPGMPSFRQLLSAVAEAWQERPDELLDGAKQIVAHLAEQTGPLQESVVDEAVLAGAVGKLQQEADPVNGGFGRAPKFPPSMVLEFLLRHHERTGSSVALSLVDKTAEAMARGGLYDQLAGGFARYSVDAEWIVPHFEKMLYDNALLLRFYAHLWRRTGSATAWRVATGTAEFLASELRTPEGGFASSLDADTDGVEGLTYVWTPSQLREVLGDDAPAAAELFGVTSEGTFEDGASTLRLFGDLPEPTRVKLLEARAKRPQPGRDDKVIASWNGLAITALAEAGVALDRPQWIEWAAAAAELLVRVHVVDGRLRRSSRDGVVGESAGVLEDYACVADGFLALHQAAGSARWLAEATRLLDLALAHFASPDVPGAYFDTADDAETLVQRPADPGDNASPAGASALAGALLTASALAGHADSARYREAAEQALRRAGVLAGRVPRFAGHWLSVAEAVQAGPVQVAVVGSDVSLRLAAARGVHGGGIVVAGEPDAPGVPLLADRPLVDGAAAAYVCRGYVCDRPVTTAEALTAQL